From Actinomycetota bacterium, a single genomic window includes:
- a CDS encoding phenylacetate--CoA ligase, producing the protein MDTIWDQGAERMSADERSELQARRLDDLVGRLAERSPLYRERLGGAGLGPGARVGLDGLADLPFTTKQDLWDGYPWGLLAVPRSQVLRVHGSSGTGGRPTLVAYSRADLAIWAEVCARALGCAGAGPGTLVHNAYGYGLFTGGLGMHAGAELMGCTLVPVSGGQTQRQVTLLRDLRPEVLCCTPSYAARLGEALGEAGVGRADVSLRAGIFGAEPWSEAMRGQLEALLPLKALDIYGLSEIIGPGVACECVEAQAGLHVNEDHFLVEVVDPDSGRPLGPGERGELVFTTLTKEAMPLLRYRTGDIAALDPSPCACGRTLARMSKVTGRKDDMLVVRGVNVYPSEVEAVLVAERAVAPHYLLVVDRTQTMPRLVVACELAAGWTICAETEEAERDRVAAEVAAALEERLGLTTEVRVLPGGTIPRVELGKAVRVAHRTADHDPLPGWLP; encoded by the coding sequence ATGGACACCATCTGGGACCAAGGGGCCGAGCGGATGTCGGCCGACGAACGGTCGGAGCTCCAGGCCAGGCGCCTGGACGACCTGGTCGGGCGGCTGGCCGAGCGGAGCCCCCTGTACCGGGAGCGGCTGGGCGGGGCCGGGCTCGGGCCCGGCGCCCGGGTCGGCCTGGACGGGCTGGCCGACCTGCCGTTCACCACCAAGCAGGACCTGTGGGACGGCTACCCCTGGGGCCTGCTGGCCGTCCCCCGCTCCCAGGTCCTCCGCGTCCACGGCTCCTCGGGCACCGGCGGCCGCCCCACCCTGGTCGCCTACTCCCGCGCCGACCTCGCCATCTGGGCCGAGGTCTGCGCCCGCGCCCTCGGCTGCGCCGGCGCCGGCCCTGGGACCCTGGTCCACAACGCCTACGGATACGGGCTGTTCACCGGTGGCCTGGGCATGCACGCCGGGGCCGAGCTGATGGGCTGCACGCTGGTGCCGGTCTCCGGCGGCCAGACCCAGCGCCAGGTCACGCTGCTGCGCGACCTCCGGCCCGAGGTCCTCTGCTGCACCCCCTCCTACGCGGCCCGGCTGGGGGAGGCGCTGGGCGAGGCGGGCGTGGGCCGCGCCGACGTGTCGCTGCGGGCCGGGATCTTCGGGGCCGAGCCCTGGAGCGAGGCCATGCGCGGCCAGCTCGAGGCGCTGCTGCCGCTGAAGGCCCTCGACATCTACGGCCTCTCGGAGATCATCGGCCCCGGCGTGGCCTGCGAGTGCGTCGAGGCCCAGGCCGGCCTCCACGTCAACGAGGACCACTTCCTGGTCGAGGTCGTCGACCCGGACTCGGGGCGCCCGCTGGGGCCGGGGGAGCGGGGCGAGCTGGTCTTCACCACCCTGACCAAGGAGGCCATGCCGCTGCTGCGCTACCGCACCGGCGACATCGCCGCCCTCGACCCGTCCCCCTGCGCGTGCGGCCGGACGCTGGCCCGGATGTCCAAGGTGACCGGGCGCAAGGACGACATGCTGGTCGTCCGGGGGGTCAACGTCTATCCCAGCGAGGTCGAGGCGGTGCTGGTCGCCGAGCGGGCCGTCGCCCCCCACTACCTGCTGGTCGTCGACCGCACCCAGACCATGCCCCGGCTGGTGGTGGCCTGCGAGCTGGCCGCCGGCTGGACGATCTGCGCCGAGACCGAGGAGGCCGAGCGCGACCGGGTGGCCGCCGAGGTGGCGGCCGCGCTGGAGGAGCGCCTCGGGCTGACCACCGAGGTCCGGGTCCTGCCCGGCGGGACCATCCCCCGGGTCGAGCTCGGCAAGGCGGTCCGGGTCGCCCACCGCACCGCCGACCACGACCCGCTGCCCGGCTGGCTCCCCTGA
- a CDS encoding ATP-dependent DNA helicase UvrD2 produces the protein MHPKFLTHDLNPAQREAVSTTVGPLCILAGAGTGKTRVISRRVAYAIATGAVHPGHVLVVTFTDKAANEMRERLAALGFPGVQAQTFHAAAFRQLRYFWGRLSDSRLPEVLDSKAPLLAPLQRSLPGGYKFTAIKDLADELEWAKARRLDPSTYQEAAEAMGRTPPIPGDLFAGVFRRYERAKERAGRIDFEDMLVRMLEGFETREDVATEFRGQYRWFSVDEYQDTNPLQQALLEAWLGERRDLAVVGDEDQTIYTFTGATSEYLTGFTRRFPEARVVRLEDNYRSSPEVLALANRLLAATPGRGPGRGKRLVATRPPGPEPTVAAFENAEREAEAVVAEVGRLTRAGVDTDEVAVLVRTNAQIPPLEEALAAVGIRYQVRGELFFRRTEVLRAIGVLRSRTARSAGGGLVDALEAIWFERFGFRRDEEPDGEEARQRHASLVTLLGIAERLEASRPPGPGPGAGADPDGDSGAGLAEFLEEVGRRAAQEAEGTGGGVNLLTYHRAKGLEFDAVLLPAVEEGVLPIRQASTPAEVAEERRLLYVGLTRARVHLWLSWAARRAGPSGREQSRKPSRFLDDLVPPGSGRVRPRAVASGMTRTGRPSVRAEGQLAEQLRAWRRKRAEADGVPAYVVFNDRTLAALTERQPRSRGELLAVEGIGPSKLDRYGDELLALLTPGEGE, from the coding sequence GTGCACCCCAAGTTCCTGACCCATGACCTGAACCCGGCGCAACGGGAGGCGGTCTCCACGACCGTCGGGCCGTTGTGCATCCTGGCCGGGGCGGGGACGGGCAAGACGCGGGTGATCTCGCGGCGGGTCGCCTACGCGATCGCCACCGGGGCCGTCCATCCGGGGCACGTGCTGGTGGTCACCTTCACCGACAAGGCGGCCAACGAGATGCGCGAGCGGCTGGCCGCCCTCGGGTTCCCCGGGGTCCAGGCCCAGACCTTCCACGCCGCCGCCTTCCGCCAGCTCCGCTACTTCTGGGGGCGGCTGTCCGACAGCCGGCTGCCCGAGGTGCTCGACTCCAAGGCGCCGCTGCTGGCCCCGCTCCAGCGCAGCCTCCCCGGCGGCTACAAGTTCACCGCCATCAAGGACCTGGCCGACGAGCTGGAATGGGCCAAGGCGCGGCGCCTCGACCCCTCCACCTACCAGGAGGCCGCCGAGGCCATGGGCCGGACCCCGCCCATCCCCGGCGACCTGTTCGCGGGGGTGTTCCGGCGCTACGAGCGGGCCAAGGAGCGGGCCGGGCGGATCGACTTCGAGGACATGCTGGTCCGCATGCTGGAGGGGTTCGAGACCCGCGAGGACGTGGCCACAGAGTTCCGTGGCCAGTACCGCTGGTTCTCGGTCGACGAGTACCAGGACACCAACCCGCTGCAGCAGGCCCTGCTCGAGGCGTGGCTGGGGGAGCGGCGCGACCTGGCCGTGGTCGGCGACGAGGACCAGACCATCTACACCTTCACCGGGGCCACCTCCGAGTACCTGACCGGCTTCACCCGCCGGTTCCCCGAGGCCAGGGTGGTCCGGCTGGAGGACAACTACCGCTCCAGCCCCGAGGTCCTGGCCCTGGCCAACCGGCTGCTGGCCGCCACCCCGGGTCGCGGGCCGGGCCGGGGCAAGCGGCTGGTCGCGACCCGGCCCCCGGGCCCGGAGCCGACCGTGGCCGCCTTCGAGAACGCCGAGCGGGAGGCCGAGGCCGTGGTCGCCGAGGTCGGCCGCCTGACCAGGGCCGGGGTCGACACCGACGAGGTCGCCGTGCTGGTGCGGACCAACGCCCAGATCCCGCCGCTGGAGGAGGCGCTGGCCGCGGTCGGCATCCGCTACCAGGTCCGGGGCGAGCTGTTCTTCCGCCGGACCGAGGTGCTGCGGGCCATCGGCGTGCTCCGCTCGCGCACGGCCCGATCGGCCGGCGGCGGGCTGGTCGACGCCCTGGAGGCGATCTGGTTCGAGCGCTTCGGGTTCCGCCGCGACGAGGAGCCCGACGGCGAGGAGGCCCGCCAGCGTCACGCCAGCCTGGTCACCCTCCTCGGCATCGCCGAGCGCCTGGAGGCATCCCGGCCCCCGGGTCCCGGGCCCGGTGCCGGCGCCGACCCCGACGGGGACTCCGGGGCCGGGCTGGCGGAGTTCCTGGAGGAGGTCGGGCGGCGGGCGGCCCAGGAGGCCGAGGGGACCGGGGGCGGGGTCAACCTGCTCACCTACCACCGGGCCAAGGGGCTGGAGTTCGACGCCGTCCTGCTGCCGGCGGTCGAGGAGGGGGTGCTGCCGATCCGGCAGGCCAGCACGCCGGCCGAGGTGGCCGAGGAGCGGCGGCTGCTGTATGTGGGGCTGACCCGGGCCCGGGTGCACCTGTGGCTGTCGTGGGCGGCCCGGAGGGCCGGGCCGTCGGGGCGGGAGCAGTCCCGCAAGCCCTCGCGCTTCCTCGACGACCTGGTGCCGCCGGGATCGGGGCGGGTCCGGCCGCGGGCGGTGGCCAGCGGGATGACCCGGACGGGCCGGCCCAGCGTGCGGGCCGAGGGCCAGCTGGCCGAGCAGCTGCGGGCCTGGCGGCGCAAGCGGGCCGAGGCCGACGGGGTGCCCGCCTATGTGGTCTTCAACGACCGCACCCTGGCCGCCCTCACCGAACGGCAGCCCCGCAGCCGCGGCGAGCTGCTCGCCGTCGAGGGCATCGGCCCCAGCAAGCTGGACCGCTACGGGGACGAG